In the Fibrobacter sp. genome, one interval contains:
- the sppA gene encoding signal peptide peptidase SppA, whose amino-acid sequence MTFKNGRLLGFMALALASAALAYIPGESGFVSLENEHGIWGNPASVSAFDSKGALVSYDYDNEVSNFRIGGNLDNWAAGFDYLQGPHGFDESRWGLTHSFDLFDRALFFGHRVTAFRSSDFNGTEWSYAPGVLIRPFRFLSLGYSCDNLLYVGPQAQERVQNLGATLRLGNSFSVSYDVENFEDHRLLLELESYGFRWGFRIPLYGDGDFRLTFSTTFGGYNNAAIHVYDDLLPKGGAWGYHAARNPRASMSAQIIRVPLDMEVSERDEEFAFFRKNSVSIWKVRNLFEHLLRDPACGLVVLDFSGYKGSLAVSNEINRSVMKLKMRGSKVIAYMDDVRPSVLLAASSVDRIVVEPSAHLNWRGLGGNSLYYKGLFDKLGVKVEFLRHGQFKAAVEPYIADSMSVEARSNRDSLYHSMWTVIEAYIANRKLAKKMPLEAAANYLDTLASKPMVTAKSAQQFGLVDTLLYIDQVPAYALKTFFDLDAPYASFRTWRPTDRKLFNESWTHRTQLAVLNIDGSIDTRMERSVLESLRKLPQSGAEALIVRISSPGGSALASDKIWAALRHVSELGIPVVASIGHMGASGGFYIACGADYIIAEPMAIVGSIGIYGGKIDVSGLLSKVGIRSESVKTHDYSDATSFTRPWTDEEKAALQEYMDDFYNRFTGVVSNATGVPQAVVDSVYGGGRVMIGLEAKNAGLIHDVGGIDHAIAAAKKLADISPSTDVDLMMLNTDTDYMVPMPSSRAFMDFVSEMESIKLWAVDPILWGTEMWGDR is encoded by the coding sequence ATGACTTTTAAGAATGGTAGACTACTTGGTTTTATGGCACTAGCCTTGGCGAGTGCCGCCTTGGCCTATATTCCTGGCGAATCAGGATTTGTATCCTTGGAAAACGAACATGGCATCTGGGGTAACCCGGCGAGTGTGTCGGCTTTTGATTCCAAGGGCGCCTTAGTCTCCTACGATTACGACAATGAGGTTTCCAATTTCCGGATTGGCGGCAACCTGGATAACTGGGCTGCAGGATTCGACTATCTCCAGGGGCCTCATGGCTTTGACGAATCTCGATGGGGGCTGACCCATTCCTTTGATTTGTTTGACAGGGCACTTTTTTTTGGCCATCGCGTAACTGCGTTCCGAAGCTCTGATTTCAACGGCACGGAATGGAGCTATGCGCCTGGCGTCTTGATCCGTCCTTTCCGCTTTCTTTCCTTGGGATATTCCTGCGATAACTTGCTTTATGTGGGCCCGCAGGCACAGGAAAGGGTTCAAAATCTCGGGGCAACTTTGCGTCTGGGGAATAGTTTTAGCGTCAGCTATGATGTGGAAAATTTCGAGGACCACAGGCTTTTGCTAGAACTAGAATCCTACGGCTTCAGGTGGGGCTTTAGAATACCTTTGTATGGCGATGGAGATTTCCGTCTGACGTTCTCTACGACCTTTGGCGGTTACAACAATGCGGCTATCCATGTGTATGACGACCTGCTGCCTAAGGGCGGCGCCTGGGGGTATCATGCTGCCCGCAATCCGAGAGCCTCCATGAGCGCCCAGATAATCCGTGTTCCGCTGGATATGGAGGTTTCTGAGCGAGATGAGGAATTCGCCTTCTTCAGAAAGAATTCTGTTAGCATCTGGAAGGTTCGAAATCTTTTTGAACATCTTCTTCGCGATCCGGCCTGTGGCCTTGTGGTTCTTGATTTTTCCGGATATAAGGGAAGCCTTGCGGTGTCCAATGAAATTAACCGCTCTGTCATGAAATTGAAGATGCGGGGCAGCAAGGTGATTGCCTATATGGATGATGTTCGCCCGTCGGTTCTTTTGGCGGCGTCAAGTGTTGATCGTATTGTTGTGGAGCCTTCTGCTCATCTTAACTGGCGAGGTCTTGGTGGCAACTCCTTATACTACAAGGGTTTGTTTGACAAGCTGGGTGTAAAGGTGGAGTTCCTTCGCCATGGTCAGTTCAAGGCTGCTGTAGAACCTTACATCGCCGACTCCATGTCTGTGGAGGCTCGCTCAAATCGGGACTCCCTATACCATAGCATGTGGACTGTTATCGAGGCCTATATCGCCAATCGAAAGTTGGCTAAGAAGATGCCTTTGGAGGCTGCCGCAAATTATCTGGATACATTGGCCTCGAAGCCTATGGTAACGGCCAAGTCTGCTCAGCAGTTTGGATTGGTGGATACGCTTCTTTATATAGATCAGGTGCCGGCGTATGCCCTGAAGACCTTCTTTGACTTGGATGCCCCTTACGCCAGTTTCCGTACGTGGAGACCGACTGATCGTAAGCTGTTCAATGAAAGTTGGACTCATCGCACGCAGTTGGCTGTGTTGAATATTGACGGTTCCATAGATACGCGAATGGAACGTTCTGTTTTGGAATCGCTAAGAAAACTGCCTCAGTCCGGTGCAGAGGCCTTGATTGTCCGTATTTCCTCTCCGGGTGGAAGTGCCCTTGCCTCAGACAAGATCTGGGCAGCGTTGCGTCATGTCAGCGAATTGGGAATTCCTGTGGTGGCAAGCATTGGCCATATGGGAGCATCGGGCGGTTTCTATATCGCCTGCGGTGCGGACTACATCATTGCAGAGCCGATGGCTATTGTGGGTAGCATTGGTATCTATGGCGGCAAGATCGATGTTTCCGGTCTACTTTCCAAGGTCGGCATCCGTAGCGAATCGGTAAAGACCCACGATTACTCTGATGCAACCTCATTTACCCGTCCCTGGACGGACGAAGAAAAGGCCGCACTCCAGGAATACATGGATGACTTCTATAACCGATTCACAGGGGTTGTGTCTAACGCCACGGGAGTGCCCCAGGCTGTTGTAGACAGCGTCTATGGTGGCGGCCGTGTTATGATTGGCCTGGAAGCGAAGAATGCCGGGCTTATCCATGACGTTGGAGGCATAGACCATGCTATTGCTGCCGCAAAGAAGCTGGCCGACATTAGCCCCTCCACGGATGTCGACTTGATGATGTTGAATACAGACACGGACTATATGGTTCCCATGCCCAGTTCAAGGGCCTTCATGGATTTCGTATCAGAAATGGAGTCTATCAAATTGTGGGCAGTAGATCCGATTCTTTGGGGAACAGAAATGTGGGGTGATCGTTAA
- a CDS encoding hemolysin family protein — protein sequence MLYIVLTVLGCLLTSAFCSVTEASFYSIPPASIELLEKQKKFTARYMTHVKDNIDRYIASVLVVNTIANTVGASLATALAVKNLPPAGQVALPIVLTILILLFGEITPKTLGVKQAKIVAPIVAVAFYYITKVLSCTGLIWLCLTLTKHWTHESEEKKDVSIDDINSLVSLGLREDVIDRQQSVVIKNILALKSIPVRKVMTPRQVVFTLAADKTLGESLDERGNWPFSRIPLYDKNKDNWVGIILRRDAYNKLAEGHRDIKLRQLMRPLQLIPDSLTLDKLLLRFLKQRCHIVGLVDEWGAIAGVVSLEDVLEEILGREIVDEYDESVNLQESARRRSKALASMREQKRLVNSKESALLSKTSIMPSVSRDKEK from the coding sequence ATGCTTTACATTGTACTTACTGTTTTGGGATGTCTTTTGACGTCGGCCTTTTGCTCTGTGACGGAGGCGTCCTTTTATAGCATTCCGCCTGCATCTATAGAGTTGCTTGAGAAACAGAAAAAGTTTACAGCCCGCTACATGACTCACGTCAAGGACAATATTGACCGTTACATTGCGTCTGTTCTTGTTGTGAATACTATTGCCAATACGGTGGGCGCATCCCTGGCTACGGCTCTGGCGGTAAAGAACTTGCCTCCGGCAGGGCAGGTGGCCTTACCCATTGTGCTGACGATTCTCATCCTGCTTTTCGGTGAAATTACCCCCAAGACTCTTGGTGTGAAGCAGGCGAAGATTGTGGCCCCGATTGTGGCGGTGGCCTTCTACTACATTACAAAGGTGCTTTCCTGTACCGGATTGATTTGGCTTTGCCTGACCCTTACAAAACATTGGACTCACGAATCTGAGGAAAAGAAAGATGTGAGTATCGATGACATCAACAGCCTTGTAAGCCTTGGCCTTCGTGAGGATGTAATTGACCGTCAGCAGTCTGTTGTTATCAAGAACATTCTTGCATTGAAGTCCATTCCAGTGCGAAAGGTGATGACGCCACGTCAGGTTGTTTTCACTCTTGCAGCAGATAAAACTCTGGGAGAGTCTCTTGATGAACGCGGGAACTGGCCGTTCTCCCGCATCCCGCTGTACGACAAGAACAAGGATAATTGGGTGGGTATCATCCTCCGCCGCGATGCCTACAACAAGCTGGCCGAAGGTCACCGCGATATCAAGCTCCGCCAGCTGATGCGTCCTCTGCAGTTGATTCCCGACAGTCTTACTCTGGACAAGCTTCTTCTTCGCTTCTTGAAGCAGCGTTGTCATATCGTGGGGCTTGTGGACGAGTGGGGTGCCATTGCAGGTGTTGTCAGTCTGGAAGACGTTCTGGAAGAAATTCTCGGTCGAGAAATCGTTGACGAATACGACGAATCCGTGAACCTTCAGGAATCCGCTCGCCGTCGTTCCAAGGCGCTTGCATCCATGCGCGAACAGAAACGTCTTGTGAATTCCAAGGAAAGCGCCCTCCTGAGCAAGACATCCATAATGCCCTCTGTCTCCCGCGATAAAGAAAAATAA
- a CDS encoding CotH kinase family protein, whose product MIETDDFKQINNRETKVPAHLQFYGEKGPSSQIQDLTIKGRGNSSFVMTKFGYKIKLAEKTSILDMSKDKEWDLISNFRDKSMLRNYITYQLAGILGDEYYPKCKFIELYLNREYRGIYLLVEHVKVSENRVNIAKSDSSFLFEKTSATSTDGIMFTSSLDYIFKFCQPKDPDEKSQELLKNHINDFERFLRSKSIYNLDSIRKWIDVEDFVRYYWVQEFTKNMDGHRRSIFITWEKDGENQNPIKMGPVWDFDLGYGNSRDEKSIPEQWLIRKYGWDRFLFKNPKYEDLVKTYWKNNRSTFITLLDSIDTMSQRLEKASANEFKKWPVLNNDTDWPFMEKFDSYQDAVNSLKYWIEKRIQWIDKNI is encoded by the coding sequence GTGATAGAAACAGACGACTTTAAACAAATTAACAACCGCGAAACAAAGGTTCCCGCCCACCTTCAGTTCTATGGGGAAAAAGGGCCTTCCAGCCAGATACAGGACCTCACCATCAAGGGGCGGGGCAACTCCAGTTTCGTCATGACCAAGTTCGGCTACAAGATTAAACTTGCCGAAAAGACATCCATCCTGGACATGTCCAAAGACAAGGAATGGGACCTGATTTCCAACTTTCGCGACAAGTCCATGTTGCGAAACTACATCACCTATCAGCTAGCGGGAATTCTAGGCGACGAATATTATCCCAAATGCAAGTTCATAGAGCTGTATCTCAATCGGGAATACCGGGGAATATACCTCCTTGTCGAGCATGTCAAGGTGTCCGAGAATCGAGTCAACATTGCCAAAAGTGATTCCAGTTTTCTCTTTGAGAAAACATCCGCCACCTCTACCGATGGCATCATGTTTACATCTAGCCTAGACTATATTTTCAAGTTCTGCCAACCAAAGGATCCCGACGAAAAATCTCAGGAACTCCTAAAGAATCACATCAACGACTTTGAACGCTTTTTACGATCAAAAAGCATTTATAACCTGGATAGCATCCGTAAATGGATAGACGTCGAAGATTTCGTGAGATATTACTGGGTTCAGGAATTTACGAAGAACATGGATGGGCATCGGCGCAGCATATTCATAACCTGGGAAAAAGACGGCGAAAATCAGAATCCCATAAAGATGGGGCCCGTTTGGGATTTTGATCTTGGTTACGGAAACTCAAGGGACGAAAAAAGTATTCCCGAACAATGGCTCATACGCAAATATGGATGGGATCGATTCCTGTTCAAGAACCCAAAGTACGAAGATCTGGTAAAGACTTACTGGAAAAACAACCGTTCTACATTTATTACACTGCTAGATTCGATAGACACCATGTCCCAGAGGTTAGAAAAAGCCTCCGCCAACGAATTCAAGAAATGGCCCGTACTGAACAACGATACAGACTGGCCCTTCATGGAGAAATTCGACAGCTACCAGGATGCCGTAAACTCCCTAAAATACTGGATAGAAAAACGAATCCAATGGATCGACAAGAACATATAA
- a CDS encoding glycosyl hydrolase family 8 yields MNNIFKIMVGATLLTSVAATAGKYPFPQNMKSPNGYTVPFADTDMIKAHYNIWKGAWYDASKGWILSPEGTCSTVSEAIAYGMLITVYMDDETMFKKLYSTWTGNAPTNGGMHWRIGCDGGTGSATDSDIDAALALVQASVQWSNTQYLDDAKKLISWIETNDFNGSQLKPGSNWNDAFNPSYAGLANFKLFEKVTGKSSWATHRSDVAKDLLACQNSSTGLVSDWCSWGSHQPTKTNASVAQSEAAGFFDDAARTPWRTAWAYYWYGDSDALTFNKKVANWLIPTTLTASGVNSGYYVNGEAETSVKRNFVSSTFSGGLGLATSSLSTDDAKNYMETVYKTLSALKSCETAQGCGEGSVKGEKYYPSTLNLLYLLLMTGNMPNLYEINGFTKFTPDPSLMRSSDSGVDGTQMAKGDTTVGISGFWNWGAYHDKYKETGTKMSPDSGSSPLFVRDGGIYADAIMEIGPEPEWTQAAADAGLLKYPSAGIAMSFNKAETGVDLKALGVKYLRISVKAEGPIRMAILNGKTAEAGAEPGIFIKNASAKYTEITYDMTPCDYGFLGFAKSCSSYSEDDAITILSWVDKNKAPGGDEILASVKGLKFEVKDAKGGYGAVSVKSIEFLDGSKNVIDPAKITGIKISGDVPTNPGTTTDPSNPGDTDPSVTDPTNPGVTDPTNPGVIDPNNPFAIAAAAKLGVAKISVAGMNITVSGAKAGAEIAVFSMQGKLVASSKAFAGAQTITVPNKGVYMVRVGNKMSKVAVK; encoded by the coding sequence ATGAATAATATTTTTAAGATAATGGTGGGTGCCACCTTGCTGACCTCTGTTGCAGCAACTGCTGGTAAGTACCCGTTCCCGCAGAACATGAAGAGCCCCAACGGCTATACTGTTCCCTTTGCCGACACCGACATGATCAAGGCTCATTACAATATCTGGAAGGGCGCTTGGTACGATGCTTCCAAGGGCTGGATTCTTTCTCCGGAAGGCACCTGCTCTACCGTTTCCGAAGCAATCGCCTACGGCATGTTGATTACCGTGTACATGGACGACGAAACCATGTTCAAGAAGCTGTATAGCACTTGGACAGGCAATGCTCCCACCAACGGCGGCATGCACTGGCGTATTGGTTGCGATGGTGGTACCGGTTCTGCAACGGACTCCGATATTGACGCTGCTCTTGCTCTTGTCCAGGCTTCTGTCCAGTGGAGCAACACCCAGTATCTCGATGATGCAAAGAAGCTTATCAGCTGGATTGAAACCAACGACTTTAATGGCAGCCAGCTGAAGCCCGGTAGCAACTGGAATGATGCATTCAACCCCAGCTATGCTGGCCTTGCCAACTTCAAGCTCTTCGAAAAGGTAACTGGAAAGTCCTCCTGGGCAACCCATCGTTCTGATGTAGCCAAGGACTTGCTGGCTTGCCAGAATTCCTCTACCGGCCTTGTTTCTGACTGGTGCTCTTGGGGTTCTCATCAGCCTACCAAGACCAATGCTTCTGTAGCTCAGTCCGAAGCAGCAGGCTTCTTTGATGATGCTGCCCGTACTCCCTGGCGTACTGCTTGGGCCTACTACTGGTACGGCGACTCCGATGCATTGACTTTCAATAAGAAGGTTGCAAACTGGCTTATCCCCACAACCCTCACAGCAAGTGGTGTTAACTCCGGTTACTATGTAAACGGTGAAGCAGAAACCAGCGTTAAGCGTAACTTTGTTTCTTCCACCTTCTCTGGCGGTCTTGGCTTGGCAACTTCTTCTTTGAGTACCGATGATGCCAAGAACTACATGGAAACTGTTTACAAGACTTTGAGCGCCCTCAAGAGCTGTGAAACTGCTCAGGGCTGTGGCGAAGGTTCCGTGAAGGGTGAAAAGTACTATCCTTCTACCTTGAACCTTCTTTACCTCTTGCTCATGACTGGTAACATGCCTAACCTCTATGAGATTAACGGCTTTACCAAGTTTACTCCGGATCCTAGCCTGATGCGCTCTTCTGATTCCGGTGTTGATGGTACTCAGATGGCTAAGGGCGATACCACTGTCGGTATTTCCGGCTTCTGGAACTGGGGTGCATACCACGACAAGTATAAGGAAACCGGCACCAAGATGTCTCCGGACTCTGGTTCTTCTCCGCTGTTCGTTCGTGATGGTGGCATCTATGCTGATGCTATCATGGAAATCGGCCCGGAACCGGAATGGACTCAGGCTGCTGCAGATGCTGGCCTCCTGAAGTATCCTTCTGCAGGTATTGCAATGTCTTTCAACAAGGCTGAAACCGGTGTAGACCTGAAGGCTCTCGGTGTTAAGTACCTGCGTATCAGTGTTAAGGCCGAAGGCCCCATCCGCATGGCAATTCTCAATGGTAAGACTGCTGAAGCTGGTGCAGAACCGGGTATCTTCATCAAGAATGCTAGCGCCAAGTATACCGAAATCACTTATGACATGACTCCTTGCGACTATGGCTTCCTTGGCTTTGCTAAGAGCTGCAGTTCCTATAGCGAAGACGACGCTATCACTATCCTTAGCTGGGTTGACAAGAACAAGGCTCCTGGTGGAGATGAAATCCTTGCCTCTGTTAAGGGCCTCAAGTTCGAAGTGAAGGATGCAAAGGGTGGCTACGGTGCCGTTTCTGTGAAGTCCATTGAATTCCTCGATGGCTCCAAGAACGTGATTGATCCGGCCAAGATCACCGGCATTAAGATTTCTGGCGATGTTCCGACTAACCCGGGTACCACTACTGACCCGTCTAATCCGGGCGATACCGACCCGTCTGTAACAGACCCGACTAATCCGGGCGTTACCGACCCGACCAATCCGGGTGTCATCGATCCCAACAATCCGTTTGCAATTGCAGCTGCTGCAAAGCTTGGCGTGGCAAAGATCTCTGTTGCTGGCATGAACATCACCGTTAGCGGTGCTAAGGCCGGTGCAGAAATCGCAGTGTTCAGCATGCAGGGTAAGCTGGTTGCTTCCAGCAAGGCATTCGCCGGCGCCCAGACCATCACTGTTCCCAACAAGGGCGTTTACATGGTCCGTGTTGGCAACAAGATGAGCAAGGTTGCTGTAAAGTAG
- the tagD gene encoding glycerol-3-phosphate cytidylyltransferase produces MKKIITYGTFDLLHYGHINLLKRAKALGDYLIVALSTDEFNWNQKQKKCYFSYEKRKQLLEAVRYVDLVIPEETWDQKKTDVKEYHVDTFVMGDDWKGKFDFLKEDCEVVYLERTPEISTTQIKKDLETLKK; encoded by the coding sequence ATGAAAAAGATTATTACATACGGAACCTTTGATTTGTTGCATTATGGACACATTAACCTGCTAAAGCGAGCCAAAGCTTTAGGAGACTACCTTATTGTGGCCCTTTCTACCGACGAATTCAATTGGAACCAAAAGCAGAAAAAGTGCTACTTCAGCTACGAAAAGCGCAAGCAGCTCCTTGAAGCAGTCCGCTATGTGGATCTTGTCATTCCCGAAGAAACCTGGGACCAGAAGAAGACCGACGTCAAGGAATATCATGTAGACACCTTTGTTATGGGCGACGACTGGAAAGGCAAATTCGATTTCCTCAAGGAAGACTGCGAAGTGGTATACCTAGAACGCACTCCGGAAATCAGTACCACCCAAATCAAGAAAGATTTGGAAACATTAAAGAAATAA
- a CDS encoding MOP flippase family protein yields MSLKQKTFKGVIWSAVERFSTQGVQFLFGILLARLLTPNDYGMIAMLTIFMAVSQTFIDSGFGNALIRKPDRNESDKATVFFFNIFMSVACYGIIFLAAPFVAKFYNMEDLSDILRVLAINLIIIAVGSIQRLNLTIDLNFKTLAKVSLSGALVGGTAGLICAYNGFGVWSLVVQQMTTTSFRAILFWTLVRWRPKTFFSKKSFKDMFGFGSKLLASGLLNTVYDNVYDLIIGKVFAAATLGNYTRASHFAQFPSSNITGIFQRVTFPVLSKIQDDHEKLRKGYLKFLNMATLVVFPLMIGLAALAKPFILLVLTDKWANAILILQIICFPMMWYPVHSINLNMLQVMGRSDLFLKLEIIKKIVGIAILCITVPHGIIAMCFGQWASAAISLVINTYYSGKLLDAGLSKQMKFYIPTLLNSLVMGTICMGVTKLLPEQQYGVQLVLGITAGTAYYTISNWIFNRETVRELLSLLNRKKN; encoded by the coding sequence ATGTCTCTAAAGCAAAAAACATTCAAAGGTGTTATCTGGAGCGCCGTAGAACGATTTTCTACGCAGGGCGTCCAGTTCCTGTTCGGCATCCTTCTCGCAAGGCTCTTAACCCCGAATGATTATGGCATGATTGCCATGCTCACCATCTTTATGGCGGTGAGCCAAACGTTCATCGACAGCGGCTTCGGCAACGCCCTTATCCGCAAGCCGGATCGTAACGAAAGCGACAAGGCCACGGTATTCTTTTTCAACATATTTATGTCCGTAGCATGCTACGGCATTATATTCCTAGCGGCACCTTTTGTAGCCAAGTTCTACAATATGGAAGATCTTTCGGACATTCTCCGAGTTCTTGCCATTAATCTTATCATTATAGCAGTAGGTTCCATCCAACGCCTAAACCTGACCATCGATTTGAATTTCAAGACTCTTGCAAAGGTTTCTCTTTCAGGAGCCCTCGTTGGTGGAACGGCAGGTCTAATTTGCGCATATAACGGATTCGGCGTATGGTCCCTGGTTGTGCAGCAGATGACCACCACCTCCTTCAGGGCAATTCTCTTTTGGACATTAGTTCGCTGGCGGCCCAAGACATTCTTCAGCAAGAAATCCTTCAAGGACATGTTCGGCTTTGGATCAAAGCTATTGGCATCGGGATTGCTGAACACCGTCTACGACAATGTTTACGACTTGATTATCGGTAAGGTCTTTGCTGCAGCCACTCTTGGTAACTACACCCGAGCCTCTCACTTTGCACAGTTCCCGTCATCCAATATCACAGGAATTTTCCAGAGAGTTACATTCCCTGTTCTAAGCAAGATTCAGGATGACCACGAGAAATTGCGCAAAGGTTACCTGAAGTTTCTGAACATGGCAACCCTAGTCGTATTCCCCTTAATGATTGGACTCGCCGCCTTGGCAAAGCCGTTCATACTCCTAGTGCTGACCGACAAATGGGCTAATGCAATACTCATTTTGCAAATCATCTGTTTCCCTATGATGTGGTACCCCGTACATTCCATCAACCTAAATATGCTACAGGTGATGGGCCGTTCTGATTTATTTCTGAAACTTGAAATCATAAAAAAGATTGTAGGAATCGCAATACTTTGCATTACAGTTCCCCATGGTATCATCGCCATGTGCTTCGGCCAATGGGCAAGTGCAGCCATTAGCCTTGTAATAAACACCTACTATTCCGGAAAGTTGTTAGATGCAGGACTCAGTAAGCAAATGAAATTCTACATTCCCACACTTCTGAATTCACTTGTGATGGGCACAATTTGCATGGGTGTCACAAAACTTTTACCGGAACAGCAATACGGCGTACAACTAGTTCTAGGCATCACAGCAGGTACAGCCTACTACACCATCAGCAACTGGATTTTTAACAGGGAAACTGTCCGGGAACTATTAAGCCTTTTGAACAGAAAGAAAAACTAA
- a CDS encoding acyltransferase, protein MSELKQEFSYKSAKGYFPAIDGLRLLASLNIVFLHLASSSAFDYAAKYTWLKPIVSGPAFSAGLFFVLAGFLFASKFSDPDRRIPVIPFMFSRIAKLYRLHFICTVLMFLALVFKFSGMHGMPHSFGELGSGFMQGFENLSHPVRSLLLHLSLLWSLVPEQGMKLNEPSWALTGFFICYAFTPAAAKFFFKVKNVKWLWALFFVSFIPGIIQGLVFGLTDVYSGDYGVRFRYFHMFPVMHVCEYFFGMIIFRLYQERQFAFLEKNFVAGICQALLLVILYVACFAGQNWVHHPAAYFIVRHSAPILISGLFIMSLIPAKGFLARLFCVPIVRTVGRASFYPYLLHLPLITIGWGITNMNTPQATLGLIAVLYTASPIYLHFKTKRKKAKLAKQGTAANK, encoded by the coding sequence ATGTCTGAATTAAAGCAAGAATTTTCATACAAGAGCGCCAAAGGATATTTCCCTGCTATCGATGGTCTTCGGCTGTTAGCTTCCTTGAACATTGTGTTTCTGCATTTGGCTTCATCCAGTGCTTTTGATTATGCCGCAAAGTATACCTGGCTAAAGCCCATAGTCAGCGGTCCCGCCTTTTCTGCAGGCTTGTTCTTTGTGTTGGCAGGCTTTCTCTTTGCTAGTAAGTTCAGCGACCCGGATCGTCGAATTCCAGTGATTCCCTTCATGTTCAGCCGAATAGCCAAACTCTATCGGTTGCATTTCATCTGTACTGTATTGATGTTCCTTGCCCTGGTCTTCAAGTTCTCTGGAATGCACGGAATGCCTCATAGTTTTGGCGAACTTGGCTCCGGCTTTATGCAGGGATTCGAAAACCTGTCCCATCCGGTTAGAAGCCTCTTGCTTCACTTGAGTTTGCTTTGGTCCTTGGTTCCAGAACAGGGAATGAAACTGAATGAGCCCTCCTGGGCACTGACCGGTTTCTTTATTTGCTATGCGTTTACTCCTGCTGCTGCCAAGTTTTTCTTTAAGGTAAAAAACGTCAAGTGGCTTTGGGCGCTATTTTTCGTTTCCTTTATACCGGGAATTATCCAGGGACTTGTCTTTGGGCTTACAGACGTTTACTCCGGTGACTATGGTGTCCGCTTTCGATATTTCCATATGTTCCCGGTTATGCATGTCTGTGAGTATTTCTTTGGCATGATCATTTTCCGTCTTTACCAAGAACGTCAATTCGCATTCTTGGAAAAGAACTTTGTGGCTGGAATTTGCCAGGCTCTTTTACTGGTGATTCTATACGTTGCTTGTTTTGCTGGGCAAAATTGGGTGCATCATCCGGCTGCATACTTTATCGTACGTCATTCCGCTCCAATCCTGATTAGTGGACTTTTTATTATGAGCTTGATTCCCGCCAAGGGATTTTTGGCAAGGCTTTTTTGCGTTCCCATTGTGAGAACTGTGGGAAGAGCGTCCTTCTATCCGTACTTGCTTCATTTGCCCTTGATTACCATTGGTTGGGGAATTACGAATATGAATACTCCCCAGGCCACTTTGGGCTTGATAGCGGTTCTTTATACGGCAAGTCCGATTTACCTTCATTTTAAGACTAAGCGCAAGAAGGCGAAGCTTGCTAAGCAAGGGACTGCTGCGAACAAATAG